Genomic DNA from Sphingomonas lacunae:
AACAACAGGGCCGCTGTCAATCCCGGCGGACCTGCGCCCCACACAGCAGCAATTTGGTTACCACAGCTTGTCATAGTGGCACAGGCGGACCTGTAGTGGGCTTTCGTTGCGCGAATCGCCAGTGTAAGGATGCCGACAACGACATTGGGGACAGATGATGGATCAGGACGCCAACGGCGAAGCGAATGGCCAGCTGGCCAACGATCAGGATGCAGCGCCAGCCGCAGCCAAGCCTGCTGTATCGCTTGCCCGCCGCCGCGCGTTGATGCTGGGTGCCGCCGGTGTTGCGGCTGCGGTCACCGTCCGTCCGGCCTTTGCCCAGACCGCAGCATCGGCCTTCACATGCCAGATTCCTGTGCCTGAACCGGTTGCTGGCGGCAAATATATCGCCCTTGACGGCACACTCGTCCCGGCCGGCACACAGGGAGCTTTCCCAGGCTATTTCCGCCCGTTCACCGGTGAGGAAGTGCGTCAGGCCCTCGCTGGCCGCTCGCTTCCTGGTACGACGGCGGAACAGGGCATGGCCTACATGAACTACATCCGGCGCCTGCGTGCCGGTCAGAGTGGTTTCACCTGCTACGCATCGATCCAGGTGCCGCGCTGACCGCGGATGGCTGGGTCCGCGCATGAATGGTCAGTCTGATCGCGTGGCCGCTGCCGGCGAACCGGTTTGGCATGGGCCTGGGGCAGGCCGCCTGCGCCTCGAACCGCTCGATACGCTGACCATCGCCTATGACCGCACCTCAGGCCAGACGCATCTGCTCGCCCCGCCGCTCCCCGAACTGCTCGACCTGCTGGCCGCCGGCCCGGCGACTGGCGCGGCGCTCGTTGCCCGCATGGCCGAACAATTCGACCTCGGCGATCAGGACGTCCCGTCGCTGGTTGCCGAGAGACTGGCGGAACTTACCGCCATGGGCCTTGTCGAGCGGCGATGAGGCATAGCCACACCCTGCGCGTCGGCCCGGTCAGCTTTCGCATTGGCTCCGATTGGGAAGCGCCGGTCGATCATCTCCGCCGTCTCTATGCCGGCTATCCTGCCGCCGATTCCGGGCAGGCGCTCGCCACCGTCCGGCTGGAGGCAACCCGCCCCTGGCGCCGCTTCGTCCGGCCTTCTGTTCACATCCGCGGGGATTACACTATCCCCGATGCGCTGCCGCTGCCCCTGTCACAGGGGCTGCTCGCCGCGGAAATGGGCATGAACCTTCAAGTCGCCCTCGGCTGGCGGCAGCATCTGCTGCTCCACGCCAGTGCGGTGGAGCGCGACGGTTGCTGCATCGTCATGGTCGGCGCCTCGGGGTCGGGCAAATCGACGCTTGCGGCCCTGCTTGGTGAGAGTGAGTGGCGGTTGATGGGCGATGAATTCGCGCTGCTCGGCTTGGATGATGGTGCGATCAATGCCTTTCCCCGTCTCGTCAGCCTGAAAAATGCCGCCATAACCGAAATGGTGTCCCGTGTTCCCGCCGACCGGCTCGGCCCACCGATCCTGGGCACACCAAAGGGCACGATCCGCCATCTTGTCCCCCGCGCTGACGCCATTGTCCGCATGGATGAACCGGCGCGGCCATCGCTGCTGCTCTTCCCCACCTTTGGCGACGAGCCCGGTCTGCGCCCGGTGCCGCCGTCCGAAGCCTTCATGCGGCTGACCGACAGTTCGACCAATTATGTTGCGCTGGGTGAGCCGGGATTCGATGCACTGGTACGTCTGGTCCGCGATGTTCCTGCCGTTGCCATCGGCTATGGTTCCAGTCACGAGGGCATGGCGGTGGTCAACGCATTGTGGGCGGAACTCGGCAGGTGAGGGCGATCGAGCGCCTCATCATGTTGTTGCGCGATCCCGCCAAGGCGGCTGACGTGCCGGCCGATGCCTGGGACGCCATCCTCTCGGTCGCGCGCGGTGAGGTCATGCTCGGCACACTCGCGCTCCGCCTTGCCGGCCAGCCGCTGCCGTCCAGCGTTGCCAGGCATCTCGAAGCGGCAGCCCGTGCTGCCGATCACGCGCAACGCCTCGCGCTATGGGAGGCGGAGATGTGCCGCCGTGCGCTCGGCCCGCTGGGTATCGCGCCCATCCTGCTCAAGGGCACGGCCTATGCCGCCGCCGGGCTGCCCAACGCTGCAGGGCGGCAGATCGGCGATCTCGACATTCTGGTCCCGCGCGAGCGGCTGGACGAGGTTGAGGCGGCGCTGCTGGCTGCCGACTGGGAATGGGTTAAGGACGATCCCTATGATCAGGCCTATTACCGCCGCTGGATGCACGAGTTGCCGCCGCTGATCCATGCCGAGCGAGACCGCATGGTCGATGTCCACCACACTATCCTGCCGCTGACGGCCCGCATTACCCCCGATGCGGCAGCGATGATCGCCGACGCGCAAGACCTGCCGCTGCCAGCACATTTTGGGAATCTCCACGAACCGGGAGATGACCCGGAAATCCCTGCCGATCCCTCCACTGCCCCGCTGTTGGCAGGATACCGCGTCCTTGGCCGCTTCGATATCGTCCACCATTGTGTCGCCCATCTGATGGCCGATGGAGAAATGGACGGCGGCCTCAGGAATCTCTGGGATTTTCATTGCCTTGTGCTGGAAATGCAACGGCGGACCAATGGCAAATATCTAAAAGACTTGTTGTCCGACACCGGACGCCACGGCCTCCGTCATGCCTATGCCCGCACCGCCCGGCTGGCTCATCATCTTTTCGGGACGCCGATGTACGTGCTTGCACGGCTTACCCTCACCGACCAACTCTTCCTCCGCCGTCTGCTCGCGCGCGATGATTGGGGTCGCGAAATCCACCGCCCTCTGCGCTTCGCCTTCTATATCCGCAGCCACCTTTTGCGAATGCCGCTGCCGATGTTGCTCCGCCACCTCTGGATCAAATGGCGAAAGGGTTCGGCGGTCTGAGTTGCGCTTGACAGCCAGACAAATGTTCCTACTCTGTTCCAAACAACGACTCAGAGGAGGACCAGATGATCGGCTATGTGACCCTCGGTACCAACGACTTGCCGCGTGCCGCCGCATTTTATGATGCGCTTGCGGGGGAGATGGGCACGCCCCGCATGATGGAATTTGAGACCTTCATCGCCTGGGGCACGGAAAATGGTCCCGCTGGCATCGCCGTCACCAAACCCTATGACGGGCAAGCAGCCACTGTTGGCAACGGGGTGATGGTCGCGCTGGAAGCAAAGGACAAGGATCAGGTCCACCGCCTCTATGATATCGCGCTCGCCCATGGCGGCACGTGCGAAGGTCCTCCGGGACCGCGCGGTGACGGTTTCTACGCTGGTTATTTCCGCGACCCCGATGGCAACAAGCTCAACGCCTTTGTGATGGGTGAAGCGGCGGCCTGACCGGTCTTGCGCTGCGGCGGCGGGGATCATCCCAGTCGCCGTAGCCTCGGCACCAACTCGTCGAAATGGTTGATGACAGCGTCCGCGTTCAGCGTCTCGACCGGTTGCATCATATAGCCGAAGCTGCAGGCGACAGTAGTCGTGCCCGCTGCCCTCCCGGCATCAATGTCGAAATGGGAATCACCGATAAAGGCGGTGCGCGCTGCATCTTTCACCGGGTCGCCGCCGCACCTCGCTATCATCGTTTGGACGGTGATTGGGTCAGGCTTGGCGACAGCCAGCGTGTCGCCACCTATAATGGTGGCGAGGCGGTGCGTAAGTCCGAGCGCGTCAAGCAGCAACCGCGCATAATGCTCGCGCTTGTTGGTCACCACCGCATAGCGCACGCCCATCGCGTCGAGCGCATCGAGCGCTGCCAAGGTCCCCTCGAACGGCCGGCTGTGCACCGCGATATTGGCCTCATAATGCGCCAGCAACGTGATCAGCAGACTATCCAGCCGTTCGTCACTGACTGCTGGTGCACCTGCCAGCTTGATCCCCAGTTGCAGCATCATCCGCGCCCCGCCGCCAATCACCGTGCGGATTTGCGCATTGCTCAGCGGTGCAATGTCGGCGCTCGCCAGCGCATGGTTGGTCGCGGCGAGCAGGTCGTCGGCGGTGTCGACTAGCGTACCGTCGAGATCAAATCCGACATAGGCAAAGGGAAAATCACGCATCGCGCCGCTCCTGCCGCGCCGTAGTGGAAACCGCAACCAATTGCTGGCAAAGGGAGCGCCAGACCAGAAACTCAGCCAGTCGAGGCAAACGCATGACCAATCCCGCCCTCCGCCGCCCGCTCGCCGCCGTCATTCTCGCCGCGGGGCAGGGGACGCGGATGAAGTCGGCCAAACACAAGGTTCTCCACCCTCTCGCAGGCAAGCCGATGCTGGCGCATCTGCTTGATACGGTGGCCGGGCTTGGTGCCGAACGCACCGTTGTGGTTGTCGGCGCGGGCGGGGATCAGGTCGAGGCCGCCGTGGCTCACCGAGAAGTTGATATCGCCTGGCAGCGTGAGCAACTCGGCACAGGCCACGCCGTGCTGCAAGCCAAGGAAGCGCTGGCTGGCTTCGGCGGGGACGTCCTCATCCTCTATGGCGATGTGCCGCTGGTCAGCGCCGCGACGATGCAGCGCATGATCGACCGGCTCAACTTCGGCATCGAACCGCGCGCGGTCGTCCTTGGCTTCCGCCCTGACAATGCCGGGGCCTATGGCCGCATCATCGCCAAGGCTGATGGCACCATCGAGAAAATGGTCGAGTATAAGGACGCGAGCGAGGCCGAACGCGCCGTTGACCTGTGCAACTCCGGCCTCATGGCGGTTCGCTCGACCGACCTGTTCGTTCTGCTCGACAAGATCGGCAACGATAATGCGGCGGGCGAATATTATCTCCCCGACATCGTCATGCTTCCGGGGCAGGCGAGCGCGGTGATCGAAGTGGAAGACCCCGCCGAAGTCACCGGCGTCAACAGCCGCGCCGAACTCGCCGCGCTCGAATTGGTCTGGCAGCAAAGACGTCGCGTCCAGGCCATGGCCGATGGCGTCAGCCTCGTCGCGCCCGAAACCGTCTGGTTCAGCCACGATACCGCCATCGCCCGCGATGTGACGATCCACCCGAATGTCGTCTTCGGCCCCGGCGTGAAAATCAGTGAAGGCGCGACCATCCACGCCTTCTCGCATCTCGAAGGGGCAGATGTCGGCCCCAAGGCCGAGGTCGGCCCCTATGCCCGCCTGCGCCCCGGCGCGATTCTTGAGGAAAAGGCCAAGGTCGGCAATTTCGTCGAGATGAAAAAGGCGCGCATGGGCAAAGGCGCGAAAGCCAGCCACCTCACCTACCTCGGCGATGCCGATGTCGGCGCGGGCGCTAACATTGGCGCGGGCACCATCACCTGCAATTATGATGGCTATTTCAAATATCCGACCGTGATTGGCGAAGGTGCCTTCATCGGCAGCAACTCGTCACTCGTCGCGCCGGTCACCATCGGCGCCGGTGCCATCGTTGGCGCGGGCGGTGTCGTCACCAAGGACGTGACTGCCGACGCCCTTGCCCTCATTCGAGCACCCCAGACCGAGAAGCCCGGCTGGGCCAAGCGCTTCCGCGACGCGATGTTGGCGAAGAAGGCGGTGAAGTAACACGCATGACGACCCGCCACGTCGCTCAGATCAATGTTGCCCGCTTCCGCGTGGCCAAGGATGATCCGGTCAACGCCCCCTTCATGGCCGCGCTCGATCATGTCAATGCCATGGCCGATGCTAGCGATGGCTTCATCTGGCGGTTGGTGGGCGATGGCAATGATGCCACCGATGTCGAGGTCATCCCTGGCGATCCCGACTTCATCGTCAACATGTCTGTCTGGCGCGATATCGCCTCGCTCGAAGCCTTTGCCTATCGCCAGCCAGACCATCGCAAGGTCCTGTCTCAACGCGCCGAATGGTTTGATGTGATGGAGCCTTCCTTCTGCCTGTGGTGGGTGCCGGTCGGCCATATCCCGACGGTCGAGGAAGGCATCGCCATGCTGGCCCGGCTCAAGGCCGAGGGGGCGGGGGATGAGGTGTTCACCTTTGCCTCTTGGAAAGCATCGCGGGCGGGCAGGGGTTGAGCGTCCAACCATGCTGCCCACGCTCATCGCATCGCGCCTGACCCTGCGCCCCTTGCGCGACGAGGACTCCGCGGCTCTTCACCCGGTCTTCGCCGATCCCGCCGTGATGCAATGGTGGTCGCATGGTCCGCACCAGTCGCCGGAAAAAACACGAGAAGTCGTCGCGCTCAACGCGTTGCAGGAACCCGGCTATGCCTGCTGGGCCATCACACTCGATGGTGGCGCGGCGCATGGCTGGGTGACGCTCAAGGACCGCCGTCCCGGCGTCAGTGAGATCGGCTATCTGATTGGCCGCAGCCTTTGGGGGCAGGGCTATGGCCGCGAAGCAGTCACCGCGGTGCTCGACCATGGGTTTGCATGTCCGGGCCAGCGACGTGTCTATGCCGATGTCGACCCCGAGAACGCCCCCTCAATCCGTCTGCTCGAACGGCTGGGCTTTGTCCTCGAAGGGCATTTGCGCGAGGAATGGGAAACCCACATCGGCGTGCGCGACACCATCCTCTATGGCCTGTTGGCGCGGGAGTGGCTGGGCAGGGCAGCTCAGGCCGGATAGAATCGCGCTGCAAACCGCTCGAGAAAGCTGACCAGATTGGCGTGGCCGGCAATCACCGGCTTTATCGGGCTGGCAAATCCGACCTGATAAACATTCGCCAGCAGCGAATAGACGACGCAGTCGGTTTCGGTCGGCTCATCGCCAAAGAACCAGTCCTGCCCGTCCAGCATGGCGGCCAAGGCATCAATGTCGCGCTTGGCAATGGCGGCGATTTCCTCCGGGCTATGGTGGCCCATGCCCTGGCCTTTGAGCTGTTTCAGCACGCCGCGCCGGGCAAAAGGCGCCATGATGGTGCGCGGGATCGCCGGGATGCCGCCCAGCACGCTGCCTTTCAGCACCGGCCAGTTCTCGGCCGTGTTCCACCGGTCATTGACCATCGCCCAATAGAGATTTTCCTCGACCAACCGCTGGATCGCCAGCGCCTGCCCGCGCTGCGCCTGAGTCAGGCAGGCGTCGGGATCAACCCCGAAGCGCTCCTTCAGATAGAGGATGATCAGCGTCGAATCACCGATCTTGCGCCCCTCATGCTCGATCCACGGCGCCTTGCCCTTGGGCCCGCCGAATGGCGTCGTCGCCGTCACCGCCTCATGCGGGATGCCGGTCATCCGCAAAAAGGCGTCGAGCTTCAAACAGAAGGGGCTCACCGAAACCAGCCCCCAACCGCCGGGCAGATGATACGCCACCACCTTGTCCATTGCACACCCCATCACAGCCTCGACGCACCCAGCATGACAGACTGTTTCGATAGCGAAAGGGAAAAGTGGCGCCGCGCTGCCTTGACATGATATCATGATATGATATCAGTATATCATCATGGCGCGCATCCTTACCGACATCCCCGACGAAGACATTGAAAAGCTCGATGCCCTCGCCAAGCGGCAGGGGAAATCGCGTGCGGCGGAAATCCGTGAGGCGATCCAGCTGTATCTGGTTCAGCATGCAGACAATCAGGACTGGATCACGCGGGGTGCGGGCTTGTGGAAGCACAAGTCCGACATTGGTGATGCCGTCGAGTATCAGAGGGCGATGCGGGAAGACCGCCGGCCCTATGATGATGTCTGAGACACGGTCTGCTGACTGAGCATGTCTGCCCCCTTTTTCGACACCAATATCCTGATCGACTGGTTGAAGGATGATCGCAGGGCGACCAGCGAGCTGTCGCGCTACAAAAAGCATCGCATCAGCCGGATTGTATGGACGGAATTGTTGGCCGGTGTACCGCTTGAGGAGCGTGCAACCCTGCAGCAGGCGCTGTCCGCGTTCGAAGTGGTGGAAATCGACGCCCGTATTGCCACGGCCGCTGCCGACATCCGCTATCGCGCGCGAATGAAGTTGATGGATGCCTATATCCTTGCCACGGCGCAGGTGAATGGATCGATCCTGATTACACGAAATACCAAGGATTTCCCGGCAGAGATGCCGGGCATCCGTGTCCCCTACACCCTTTGACCAGAAAGCGGCTTTTGAACCATGTGCGGAATTATCGGTATCGTTGGCAAGGAACCTGTGGCCGATCGTCTGGTCGATGGCCTCCGCCGAATGGAGTATCGCGGCTATGACAGCGCCGGCGTCTGCTCCGTGCAGGACGGCCAACTGATCCGCCGCCGGGCGGAGGGCAAGCTCAACAATCTGGTCAAGGAACTGGCCGGCAATCCGGCGCCCGGCCTGATCGGCATCGCCCACACACGCTGGGCCACCCACGGCGCGCCGACCACGTCGAACGCCCATCCGCATGCGACCGGCGAAGTCGCCCTCGTCCACAATGGCATCATCGAGAATTTCAAGCCGCTGCGGGATGCACTGATCGCCCGTGGCCGCACCTTTGAATCGGAAACCGATACCGAAGTCGTCGCCCACCTCGTCTCCGAACATGTCGAGGCCGGCAAGTCGCCTACCGATGCCGTCAAGGCGGTGCTGCCGACCCTGCGCGGCGCCTTCGCGCTCGCCATCGCCTTCCGCAGCCATGACGACATGCTTATCGGCGCCCGTCTGGGCTCGCCACTGGTTGTCGGCTATGGCGATGGCGAAACCTATCTCGGCTCGGACGCGCTGGCGCTGGCCCCGCTGACCCAGCGCATCGCCTATCTTGAGGAAGGCGACTGGGTGATCATCACCCGCGACGGCGCGCAGATTTTCGACAAGGACAATGCGCCGGTCACGCGGGATGTCACAATCTCCGGCGTCACCGCCGCTGCGGTCGAGAAGGGGCCCTATCGCCACTTCATGCAGAAAGAGATTTTCGAGCAGCCGACCGTCGTCGCCCAGACGCTGCAAAGCTACATCCGCGCGGTCGAGATGCAGGTTGCCCTGCCGCAAATGGACTTTGACCTGAGCGCCATCAAGCGGATCACCATAGTCGCCTGCGGCACCAGCTATTATGCCGGCATGGTCGCCAAATATTGGTTCGAAACCTTTGCCCGCGTGCCCGTCGATATCGATGTCGCCAGCGAATTCCGTTACCGCGATCCGGTACTTGAACCCGGTGGCCTTGCCCTGTTCATCAGCCAGTCGGGCGAAACCGCCGACACGCTCGCCGCACTGCGCCACTGCAAGGAGCAGGGGCAGACTATCGCCGTCGTCGTCAATGTGCCGACCAGCAGCATGGCGCGTGAGGCCGACCTGTTGCTGCCGACCCATGCCGGCCCGGAGATCGGCGTCGCCTCGACCAAGGCCTTCACCTGCCAGCTCGCCGTCCTCGCCGCGCTGGCCGCGCATCTCGCGGTGGTCAAGGGACGGATGAGCCGCGCCGAGGAGCAGGAGGTGGTCAAGCACCTCATCGAGGCCCCCGCCGCGCTCAATGCCGCGCTGGCGCATGATGAGGATATCGCCGCCATGGCGCACCTCATTGCCCCGGCCCGCGATGTCCTCTACCTCGGCCGTGGCCCGGACTATCCGCTGGCGATGGAAGGTGCGCTGAAACTCAAGGAAATCAGCTATATCCACGCCGAAGGCTATGCCAGCGGAGAGATGAAGCATGGCCCGATCGCGCTGATCGACGAAGCCGTTCCCGTCATCGTGCTTGCACCCTCCGGACCGCTGTTTGAAAAGACCGTCAGCAACATGCAGGAAGTCCGCGCCCGTGGCGGCAAGATCGTCCTGGTGTCGGATGCCGAGGGTCTCGCGGAGGCCGGTGAAGGTTGCCTCGCCACGATCGAGATGCCCAAAGTCCACCCCCTCATCGCGCCGCTCGTATATGCCGTGCCGGTGCAGCTCCTCGCCTATCACGTCGCCTGCGCCAAAGGTACGGATGTCGACCAGCCGCGCAATCTCGCCAAGAGCGTGACAGTGGAGTAGCCTCCGCCAGCACAGTGGGGATGATCATGCACAACTTCGTGGCAAAACCGAGCCGTTGGCGCATGGCGCTGCTCGGGTTGGGCGCAGTTGGCTTTGTTGTCCTGGGCGTGTGGATTGCCGGACTGCTGGGGAACCCGCCGAAGCCTGGCAGGGAATGGGCCGGTTGGCTGGCGATTGTCTTCTTTGGTCTCTGTACCCTGATGATCGGGCGTCGGCTGTTCGATACCGAAGATCAGGTCCGCATTGATGCGCAGGGCATTGTCAGCAAGCAATGGTCAGCACAAACGATCCCCTGGTCGGCCATCGCCGACATTTCGGTGTGGGAATATCGCCACCAGAAATCGATCATCCTGCACCTGCACGATCCGGCGCAATTTCCATCAACTACCCTTGCCGGCAAGTTGGCGGGGGCCAATCGTGCCCTGACCGGTGGAGATATCGCCATCAGCCTGACCGGGACAACCGGCAGGTTTGACGATGCCATGGCGGCTATCGGGCTTCATTTTCGTCCCGGCGGAATGACATGATGGGTGCCTGAACCGATATGTCCGACCCGGCCACCGCGCTGCTTGCCCTGTTCTT
This window encodes:
- a CDS encoding ribbon-helix-helix domain-containing protein; amino-acid sequence: MARILTDIPDEDIEKLDALAKRQGKSRAAEIREAIQLYLVQHADNQDWITRGAGLWKHKSDIGDAVEYQRAMREDRRPYDDV
- a CDS encoding glutathione S-transferase family protein; its protein translation is MDKVVAYHLPGGWGLVSVSPFCLKLDAFLRMTGIPHEAVTATTPFGGPKGKAPWIEHEGRKIGDSTLIILYLKERFGVDPDACLTQAQRGQALAIQRLVEENLYWAMVNDRWNTAENWPVLKGSVLGGIPAIPRTIMAPFARRGVLKQLKGQGMGHHSPEEIAAIAKRDIDALAAMLDGQDWFFGDEPTETDCVVYSLLANVYQVGFASPIKPVIAGHANLVSFLERFAARFYPA
- a CDS encoding VOC family protein, translated to MIGYVTLGTNDLPRAAAFYDALAGEMGTPRMMEFETFIAWGTENGPAGIAVTKPYDGQAATVGNGVMVALEAKDKDQVHRLYDIALAHGGTCEGPPGPRGDGFYAGYFRDPDGNKLNAFVMGEAAA
- a CDS encoding DUF3291 domain-containing protein translates to MTTRHVAQINVARFRVAKDDPVNAPFMAALDHVNAMADASDGFIWRLVGDGNDATDVEVIPGDPDFIVNMSVWRDIASLEAFAYRQPDHRKVLSQRAEWFDVMEPSFCLWWVPVGHIPTVEEGIAMLARLKAEGAGDEVFTFASWKASRAGRG
- a CDS encoding type II toxin-antitoxin system VapC family toxin encodes the protein MSAPFFDTNILIDWLKDDRRATSELSRYKKHRISRIVWTELLAGVPLEERATLQQALSAFEVVEIDARIATAAADIRYRARMKLMDAYILATAQVNGSILITRNTKDFPAEMPGIRVPYTL
- a CDS encoding HprK-related kinase A, which encodes MRHSHTLRVGPVSFRIGSDWEAPVDHLRRLYAGYPAADSGQALATVRLEATRPWRRFVRPSVHIRGDYTIPDALPLPLSQGLLAAEMGMNLQVALGWRQHLLLHASAVERDGCCIVMVGASGSGKSTLAALLGESEWRLMGDEFALLGLDDGAINAFPRLVSLKNAAITEMVSRVPADRLGPPILGTPKGTIRHLVPRADAIVRMDEPARPSLLLFPTFGDEPGLRPVPPSEAFMRLTDSSTNYVALGEPGFDALVRLVRDVPAVAIGYGSSHEGMAVVNALWAELGR
- a CDS encoding HAD hydrolase-like protein, whose product is MRDFPFAYVGFDLDGTLVDTADDLLAATNHALASADIAPLSNAQIRTVIGGGARMMLQLGIKLAGAPAVSDERLDSLLITLLAHYEANIAVHSRPFEGTLAALDALDAMGVRYAVVTNKREHYARLLLDALGLTHRLATIIGGDTLAVAKPDPITVQTMIARCGGDPVKDAARTAFIGDSHFDIDAGRAAGTTTVACSFGYMMQPVETLNADAVINHFDELVPRLRRLG
- a CDS encoding GNAT family N-acetyltransferase translates to MLPTLIASRLTLRPLRDEDSAALHPVFADPAVMQWWSHGPHQSPEKTREVVALNALQEPGYACWAITLDGGAAHGWVTLKDRRPGVSEIGYLIGRSLWGQGYGREAVTAVLDHGFACPGQRRVYADVDPENAPSIRLLERLGFVLEGHLREEWETHIGVRDTILYGLLAREWLGRAAQAG
- a CDS encoding STM3941 family protein; its protein translation is MHNFVAKPSRWRMALLGLGAVGFVVLGVWIAGLLGNPPKPGREWAGWLAIVFFGLCTLMIGRRLFDTEDQVRIDAQGIVSKQWSAQTIPWSAIADISVWEYRHQKSIILHLHDPAQFPSTTLAGKLAGANRALTGGDIAISLTGTTGRFDDAMAAIGLHFRPGGMT
- the glmS gene encoding glutamine--fructose-6-phosphate transaminase (isomerizing); translated protein: MCGIIGIVGKEPVADRLVDGLRRMEYRGYDSAGVCSVQDGQLIRRRAEGKLNNLVKELAGNPAPGLIGIAHTRWATHGAPTTSNAHPHATGEVALVHNGIIENFKPLRDALIARGRTFESETDTEVVAHLVSEHVEAGKSPTDAVKAVLPTLRGAFALAIAFRSHDDMLIGARLGSPLVVGYGDGETYLGSDALALAPLTQRIAYLEEGDWVIITRDGAQIFDKDNAPVTRDVTISGVTAAAVEKGPYRHFMQKEIFEQPTVVAQTLQSYIRAVEMQVALPQMDFDLSAIKRITIVACGTSYYAGMVAKYWFETFARVPVDIDVASEFRYRDPVLEPGGLALFISQSGETADTLAALRHCKEQGQTIAVVVNVPTSSMAREADLLLPTHAGPEIGVASTKAFTCQLAVLAALAAHLAVVKGRMSRAEEQEVVKHLIEAPAALNAALAHDEDIAAMAHLIAPARDVLYLGRGPDYPLAMEGALKLKEISYIHAEGYASGEMKHGPIALIDEAVPVIVLAPSGPLFEKTVSNMQEVRARGGKIVLVSDAEGLAEAGEGCLATIEMPKVHPLIAPLVYAVPVQLLAYHVACAKGTDVDQPRNLAKSVTVE
- a CDS encoding HPr-rel-A system PqqD family peptide chaperone, whose translation is MNGQSDRVAAAGEPVWHGPGAGRLRLEPLDTLTIAYDRTSGQTHLLAPPLPELLDLLAAGPATGAALVARMAEQFDLGDQDVPSLVAERLAELTAMGLVERR
- the glmU gene encoding bifunctional UDP-N-acetylglucosamine diphosphorylase/glucosamine-1-phosphate N-acetyltransferase GlmU; its protein translation is MTNPALRRPLAAVILAAGQGTRMKSAKHKVLHPLAGKPMLAHLLDTVAGLGAERTVVVVGAGGDQVEAAVAHREVDIAWQREQLGTGHAVLQAKEALAGFGGDVLILYGDVPLVSAATMQRMIDRLNFGIEPRAVVLGFRPDNAGAYGRIIAKADGTIEKMVEYKDASEAERAVDLCNSGLMAVRSTDLFVLLDKIGNDNAAGEYYLPDIVMLPGQASAVIEVEDPAEVTGVNSRAELAALELVWQQRRRVQAMADGVSLVAPETVWFSHDTAIARDVTIHPNVVFGPGVKISEGATIHAFSHLEGADVGPKAEVGPYARLRPGAILEEKAKVGNFVEMKKARMGKGAKASHLTYLGDADVGAGANIGAGTITCNYDGYFKYPTVIGEGAFIGSNSSLVAPVTIGAGAIVGAGGVVTKDVTADALALIRAPQTEKPGWAKRFRDAMLAKKAVK
- a CDS encoding nucleotidyltransferase domain-containing protein translates to MLLRDPAKAADVPADAWDAILSVARGEVMLGTLALRLAGQPLPSSVARHLEAAARAADHAQRLALWEAEMCRRALGPLGIAPILLKGTAYAAAGLPNAAGRQIGDLDILVPRERLDEVEAALLAADWEWVKDDPYDQAYYRRWMHELPPLIHAERDRMVDVHHTILPLTARITPDAAAMIADAQDLPLPAHFGNLHEPGDDPEIPADPSTAPLLAGYRVLGRFDIVHHCVAHLMADGEMDGGLRNLWDFHCLVLEMQRRTNGKYLKDLLSDTGRHGLRHAYARTARLAHHLFGTPMYVLARLTLTDQLFLRRLLARDDWGREIHRPLRFAFYIRSHLLRMPLPMLLRHLWIKWRKGSAV